In Sporosarcina sp. PTS2304, a genomic segment contains:
- the menB gene encoding 1,4-dihydroxy-2-naphthoyl-CoA synthase, whose amino-acid sequence MTRQWESLRTYDDIKYEMYNGIARITINRPEVRNAFRPKTVMELIDAFSRARDDSRIGVIVLTGEGEKAFCSGGDQSVRGHGGYVGEDEIPRLNVLDLQRLIRVIPKPVVAMVAGYAIGGGHVLHVVCDLTIAADNARFGQTGPTVGSFDAGYGSGYLARIIGHKKAREIWYLCRQYDAQEALDMGLVNTVVPYEQLEDETVQWCEEMLSKSPTALRFLKAAMNADTDGLAGLQQLAGDATLLYYTTDEAKEGRDAFKEKRTPDFDQFPRFP is encoded by the coding sequence ATGACGCGTCAATGGGAATCACTACGTACATACGATGATATTAAGTATGAAATGTACAACGGCATCGCAAGAATAACGATCAATCGTCCAGAAGTGCGAAATGCATTTAGACCGAAAACGGTAATGGAATTGATTGATGCATTTTCACGAGCACGTGACGACAGCAGAATAGGTGTAATCGTTTTAACAGGTGAAGGAGAGAAAGCATTCTGTTCAGGCGGCGATCAATCTGTTCGCGGTCATGGTGGCTATGTCGGTGAAGATGAAATTCCACGTTTGAATGTATTGGATCTACAGCGCTTGATCCGTGTCATTCCAAAGCCAGTAGTGGCGATGGTCGCAGGTTATGCAATTGGTGGCGGTCACGTACTTCACGTAGTTTGCGATTTAACGATCGCTGCAGACAATGCGCGTTTCGGACAGACTGGACCAACTGTAGGTTCATTTGACGCAGGGTATGGTTCTGGCTATTTAGCGCGTATTATCGGTCATAAAAAAGCACGGGAAATCTGGTACTTATGCCGTCAGTACGACGCACAAGAAGCGCTGGATATGGGTCTTGTGAATACAGTCGTTCCTTACGAGCAACTAGAAGATGAAACAGTGCAATGGTGTGAAGAAATGTTAAGCAAGAGTCCAACAGCATTACGCTTCTTAAAAGCTGCAATGAATGCAGATACGGATGGATTAGCAGGACTTCAACAATTAGCTGGTGATGCAACACTTCTTTATTACACAACAGACGAGGCGAAAGAAGGCCGCGATGCGTTTAAAGAAAAACGTACGCCTGACTTCGATCAATTCCCGCGTTTCCCTTAA
- the menH gene encoding 2-succinyl-6-hydroxy-2,4-cyclohexadiene-1-carboxylate synthase, with the protein MRAEKYGIRGVKMHVEQYGQDQSPTIVLLHGFTGSTSTWTETIRLLSSTYHVVAIDLLGHGRSEAPVEISRYRMEQQIKDLHELFAILQLACPIILGYSMGGRVALAYTVTYPSQVAGLILESSSPGLRSEEEQKTRRLADAKLAERIEQEGLESFIDFWQEIPLFHSQKNLSDEQRQAVRQERLSQKAIGLANSLRGIGTGSQRSYWEDLEQVKLPVLLMTGSEDPKFVEIAHKMKQYLPFVRHEMIKDAGHAIHVEKPRQFATMIKSYLKAQN; encoded by the coding sequence ATGAGAGCTGAGAAATACGGCATTCGTGGTGTAAAGATGCATGTGGAGCAGTATGGACAGGATCAGTCGCCTACTATTGTTTTACTTCACGGCTTTACTGGTTCCACGTCCACATGGACAGAAACAATACGATTGCTTTCTTCAACTTATCACGTTGTCGCTATCGATTTACTGGGACACGGCCGATCGGAAGCACCAGTAGAAATATCACGTTATCGAATGGAACAGCAAATTAAAGACTTACATGAGTTATTTGCGATTCTACAACTCGCTTGTCCGATTATCCTAGGTTATTCTATGGGGGGGCGTGTCGCACTAGCCTATACTGTCACCTATCCTAGTCAAGTGGCCGGTCTGATTCTAGAAAGCAGTTCTCCTGGCTTACGTAGTGAGGAAGAGCAAAAGACACGGCGTTTAGCAGATGCCAAGTTGGCAGAACGAATAGAGCAAGAAGGCCTAGAGTCATTTATTGATTTTTGGCAGGAAATCCCTTTGTTTCATTCGCAAAAGAACCTGTCAGATGAGCAACGTCAGGCGGTTCGACAAGAACGTTTGAGTCAAAAGGCAATCGGTTTGGCGAATAGCTTGCGGGGGATTGGCACGGGAAGCCAGCGATCGTATTGGGAGGACTTAGAGCAGGTAAAGCTACCGGTACTATTAATGACCGGCAGTGAAGATCCAAAATTTGTAGAAATAGCACATAAGATGAAACAATACTTGCCTTTTGTCCGACATGAAATGATAAAAGACGCAGGTCATGCAATTCACGTGGAAAAACCCCGACAATTTGCTACAATGATAAAGAGCTATTTGAAAGCACAGAATTGA
- the menD gene encoding 2-succinyl-5-enolpyruvyl-6-hydroxy-3-cyclohexene-1-carboxylic-acid synthase — protein sequence MNDHQVGLTHYVYRLTKALMKQGVKHAVISPGSRSTPLAYAFSESDTMQTFIHTDERSAAFYALGLVKATGQPVALLCTSGTAASNYHPAVTEAYYARLPLVVITADRPHELREVGAPQAIDQIRMFGEHVKESVDFPVPENRPDILSYIEQRTVRLLSVAMTAPRGPVHLNVPFREPLLIDFQQEVSSGRFQQQLAAEMTLTSQMNDLLHCAIKESRQGLLIVGEQTATIDKELFWTFAKKLQWPVLCDPLSNLRSEVPSDCVDLCIDQYDALLKSEKFIELVKADCVIRFGPQPISKPLSLFLKKTCPKVYMTVDESPNYRDPLALTTHHVQSTAESVWRGIDLQMERTEYTTYWSTANQISQTVLSENQQFAEDEGHFVRQFIAHLPNESDVVCSSSMPIRDLDTYFKQTTHDIALFCNRGTNGIDGVVSTALGISEARKRTTYLLIGDLAFLHDSNGLLISRLQQTNLTIVVLNNNGGGIFSYLPQSSIENHYEKLFGTPTNVKFNHLAAMYEAQYDVVTTVESFEAALQTPKTKDLRIIEVLTDRAENVEAHRSVWREIAKRVEQHES from the coding sequence ATGAATGATCATCAGGTTGGATTAACACATTATGTGTATCGGTTAACTAAGGCATTAATGAAACAAGGAGTCAAACATGCGGTCATCAGTCCAGGATCCCGATCAACTCCGTTAGCCTATGCATTTTCTGAATCTGACACGATGCAGACGTTTATTCATACGGATGAGCGCTCTGCAGCTTTTTACGCACTCGGTCTAGTAAAGGCGACAGGACAACCTGTTGCCCTACTTTGTACATCCGGCACAGCAGCTTCTAATTATCATCCGGCAGTAACGGAAGCGTACTATGCCCGTTTACCGCTTGTCGTGATTACAGCGGATCGTCCACATGAGTTACGTGAAGTAGGTGCACCGCAAGCGATTGATCAAATTCGTATGTTTGGAGAACATGTAAAAGAAAGTGTGGATTTCCCGGTACCAGAAAATCGGCCGGACATACTTTCCTATATAGAACAACGGACTGTTCGGCTTCTTTCGGTTGCGATGACAGCCCCGAGAGGACCTGTACATCTAAATGTGCCGTTCCGTGAACCACTTCTAATTGATTTTCAACAAGAAGTGTCTAGTGGCCGGTTTCAACAACAGCTAGCGGCAGAAATGACGTTAACCTCGCAAATGAATGATCTATTACATTGTGCGATAAAAGAATCGCGACAGGGTTTACTAATCGTCGGTGAACAAACAGCGACAATAGATAAAGAGCTGTTTTGGACTTTTGCAAAAAAACTTCAATGGCCTGTGCTTTGCGACCCATTATCCAATCTTCGCTCAGAAGTTCCATCAGATTGTGTGGATTTATGCATCGATCAGTATGATGCTTTGTTAAAAAGCGAAAAGTTTATTGAACTAGTAAAAGCAGATTGCGTAATCCGTTTTGGACCGCAGCCTATTTCCAAACCATTGTCATTATTTTTGAAAAAGACATGTCCAAAAGTATACATGACAGTAGATGAATCGCCGAATTATCGTGATCCATTGGCTTTAACAACACATCACGTCCAATCTACAGCAGAAAGTGTATGGCGCGGTATTGATCTACAGATGGAGCGCACAGAGTATACTACTTATTGGAGTACTGCTAACCAGATTTCGCAAACAGTGTTGAGTGAAAATCAACAATTTGCAGAAGATGAAGGCCATTTCGTGCGTCAATTCATTGCGCATTTGCCGAATGAATCAGATGTCGTTTGTAGCAGCAGTATGCCTATTAGAGATTTGGATACGTATTTCAAACAAACAACTCACGACATTGCACTTTTCTGTAATCGTGGAACAAACGGGATTGATGGAGTCGTTTCTACTGCACTAGGCATTTCAGAAGCACGTAAACGGACTACTTACTTATTAATTGGAGATTTGGCGTTTTTACATGATAGTAATGGATTGCTTATTTCGCGACTGCAACAGACGAATTTGACAATCGTCGTTCTGAACAATAATGGTGGCGGTATATTCTCTTACTTGCCACAGTCCTCTATCGAAAATCACTACGAGAAACTATTCGGCACTCCAACGAATGTGAAATTTAATCATTTAGCTGCTATGTACGAAGCACAATATGATGTGGTCACTACAGTAGAATCATTTGAAGCGGCTTTGCAGACACCTAAAACTAAAGATTTACGTATTATTGAAGTACTGACAGATCGTGCTGAAAATGTGGAGGCACATCGTTCAGTTTGGCGTGAAATAGCGAAGAGGGTGGAGCAGCATGAGAGCTGA
- a CDS encoding isochorismate synthase MenF, which translates to MNWKLTDRARMVSAAENNARFFTETIEVETLSPLAFFEAGHSHYSEHRFFWQNADKTVKLVGLGQAAVLTAKDNRFESISLQWRTLCNELIKEEKDMDPVLFGGFSFDPQTRQDIEWNAFPAAYFTVPLFQLKIERGKTYVSINYVTEELQAAADFEALRHERDRLIHIAQVEEFTLSAKPDVVKQTELETDRYMNAVEQVTSQIKEQVAEKVVIARKIKLTFEEEFQKAAALYAISNEQSASYHFGLQIGKEMFFGATPERLVEITDGQAYSACVAGSIERGKTAQEDQALGERLLRDKKNREEHQYVVDMITEVFSEFCTSLQVSKTPKLLKVRDIQHLFTPVEGELAKDMDIFRLVEALHPTPALGGVPRNKALEIIREEEQMDRGFYAGPIGWTDAAGNGEFAVAIRSGLLIDKDAYLYAGGGIVEDSTPTEEYAETWVKFRPVLRALGGRLHE; encoded by the coding sequence ATGAACTGGAAGTTGACCGATCGAGCACGTATGGTTTCTGCTGCAGAAAACAATGCTCGTTTTTTTACGGAAACAATTGAAGTGGAAACGCTTAGTCCATTAGCCTTTTTTGAAGCGGGTCATTCACATTATAGCGAACACCGCTTTTTTTGGCAGAATGCAGATAAAACAGTGAAGCTTGTTGGGTTAGGACAAGCAGCAGTATTAACAGCCAAAGACAATCGCTTTGAGTCTATCTCATTGCAATGGAGAACGTTATGCAACGAGTTGATCAAAGAAGAGAAAGATATGGATCCTGTACTATTTGGTGGTTTTTCTTTTGATCCACAGACACGGCAAGACATAGAGTGGAATGCATTCCCAGCAGCTTATTTCACGGTACCTTTATTTCAGTTGAAGATTGAAAGAGGAAAGACCTATGTATCGATTAATTACGTAACAGAAGAACTGCAAGCTGCTGCGGATTTTGAAGCATTACGTCATGAACGTGACCGCCTGATTCATATTGCACAAGTAGAAGAATTTACTTTATCAGCAAAACCAGATGTCGTGAAACAGACGGAGCTGGAAACCGATCGCTACATGAATGCAGTGGAGCAAGTCACTTCACAAATTAAAGAACAAGTGGCGGAAAAAGTGGTCATCGCCCGTAAAATTAAACTTACATTCGAAGAAGAATTTCAAAAAGCGGCAGCATTGTATGCCATTTCAAATGAACAGTCTGCCAGCTACCACTTCGGTTTGCAAATTGGAAAAGAAATGTTCTTCGGTGCTACTCCGGAGAGATTAGTTGAAATTACAGATGGTCAAGCGTATTCAGCATGTGTCGCCGGTTCGATTGAACGAGGAAAAACGGCACAGGAAGATCAGGCGCTGGGCGAACGTCTATTACGCGATAAGAAAAATCGAGAAGAACATCAGTATGTAGTAGATATGATTACAGAAGTGTTCTCTGAGTTCTGTACATCTTTGCAAGTGAGCAAGACGCCGAAGTTGTTGAAAGTACGTGATATTCAACATCTATTTACACCGGTTGAAGGAGAATTAGCGAAAGATATGGATATCTTCCGTTTAGTAGAAGCACTCCATCCGACGCCAGCTTTAGGAGGGGTTCCCCGTAATAAAGCGTTGGAAATCATTCGAGAAGAAGAACAAATGGATCGCGGCTTTTATGCAGGACCAATTGGTTGGACGGATGCTGCGGGTAATGGAGAGTTTGCAGTAGCTATTCGTTCTGGTCTGCTCATTGATAAGGATGCTTATTTATATGCTGGTGGCGGGATTGTAGAAGACTCCACCCCCACAGAAGAATATGCCGAAACATGGGTAAAGTTCCGACCTGTTTTACGTGCGCTTGGAGGACGATTACATGAATGA
- a CDS encoding 1,4-dihydroxy-2-naphthoate polyprenyltransferase, translated as MQHTIETDTGWRVWWQLTRPHTLTAAFAPVFLGTMIALQYGPLHFPLFLAMLTASLFLQMATNMFNEYYDFKRGLDDEYSIGIGGTIVRNGVQPKTVLNLALLLYGLSVILGIYICMETSWLLAVVGSIAMLIGYLYTGGPYPIAYTPFGELVSGFVMGMLLILIAFYIQTGTVTGNAILLSVPSMLLVGAIMLANNIRDIVQDTKGGRKTLAILTGRSTAVTILATFFITSYLWIIILVLTKQVSAWALLVLLSIPKPVHAIKTFRTYEQPIQVMPAMKNTGVTNTLFGLLLGIGILIAHFI; from the coding sequence GTGCAACACACAATTGAAACAGATACCGGCTGGCGTGTTTGGTGGCAGCTAACGAGACCTCATACATTAACGGCGGCATTTGCTCCTGTTTTCTTAGGTACAATGATCGCATTGCAATACGGCCCTTTACATTTTCCGCTCTTTCTAGCTATGTTGACAGCCAGTCTATTCCTGCAGATGGCTACAAATATGTTTAATGAGTACTATGATTTCAAGCGTGGTTTAGATGACGAGTACTCGATTGGAATTGGCGGTACAATTGTACGGAACGGCGTCCAGCCAAAAACCGTATTGAATTTAGCTTTACTGTTATATGGTTTATCTGTCATTCTTGGCATATATATTTGCATGGAAACTTCTTGGCTTCTTGCAGTTGTCGGCTCGATCGCTATGCTAATCGGTTATCTATATACGGGAGGTCCTTATCCTATCGCTTATACACCTTTTGGCGAACTAGTCTCAGGATTCGTCATGGGGATGTTATTGATTTTAATCGCATTCTACATTCAGACAGGTACCGTTACAGGAAACGCCATACTTTTATCTGTACCGAGTATGTTACTAGTAGGAGCCATCATGTTAGCGAATAATATACGTGATATCGTTCAAGATACGAAAGGCGGTCGCAAAACTCTAGCGATTCTAACCGGTCGTTCCACTGCAGTAACTATTTTAGCCACATTTTTTATAACATCTTATCTTTGGATTATTATTTTAGTCCTAACTAAGCAAGTATCTGCATGGGCATTACTAGTATTACTAAGCATTCCTAAACCAGTGCACGCAATAAAAACGTTTAGAACATACGAACAACCCATCCAAGTTATGCCTGCAATGAAGAATACAGGTGTAACAAATACATTATTCGGATTGCTACTAGGTATTGGCATTCTTATCGCTCATTTCATTTGA
- a CDS encoding TraR/DksA C4-type zinc finger protein: MNTLLTTQQIASLKKELETMEEHLSETSNETEISKSVQEDSGELSMYDNHPADMGTELYEREKDLALNTHAEDELQKVQHALQAIKEGTYGVCEECQQPIPYERLEAIPYTTVCIEHAEKAIPDDRPAEDDILIMAEPNSFADRRSGAARDHEDSFQEIAKSGTSETPSDFIGNANRDYEDLYVEEDDEATEEYEEFAVSDISGDPAGFIRNEVVEEYEETLDEEGIESPIGDIPYHKGDSYIEDDK; this comes from the coding sequence GTGAATACATTGTTAACTACACAACAAATCGCGAGTTTGAAAAAAGAATTAGAAACGATGGAAGAACACTTGTCAGAAACTAGTAATGAAACAGAAATAAGTAAGTCTGTACAAGAAGATAGTGGAGAACTATCAATGTACGATAATCACCCAGCCGATATGGGAACAGAATTATATGAACGTGAAAAGGATCTTGCGTTAAATACTCACGCGGAAGATGAGTTACAGAAAGTACAGCATGCGCTACAAGCGATCAAAGAAGGCACATATGGTGTGTGCGAAGAATGTCAACAACCAATCCCCTACGAGCGTCTAGAAGCGATTCCTTACACTACGGTCTGTATTGAACATGCAGAAAAAGCCATTCCCGATGATCGTCCTGCAGAAGATGACATACTAATTATGGCAGAGCCGAACTCTTTCGCTGACCGTCGCTCGGGTGCTGCGAGAGATCATGAGGATAGTTTTCAGGAAATTGCGAAGTCGGGCACATCAGAAACACCTTCAGACTTTATTGGGAATGCCAATCGGGATTATGAAGATCTTTATGTAGAAGAAGATGATGAAGCTACTGAAGAATATGAAGAATTTGCGGTGTCGGATATTTCAGGAGATCCAGCAGGATTCATTCGCAACGAAGTTGTAGAAGAATACGAAGAAACCTTGGATGAAGAAGGAATAGAATCCCCTATAGGTGATATCCCATATCACAAAGGTGATAGTTATATAGAAGACGATAAGTAA
- a CDS encoding transposase, producing MAFECINVVMGDILDNRNNRTIRNHFLNNYSVTDRRNVETVTIDMNGVYVSVIKELFPQAKIIINRFHLVQLINRSMNNFKLKPIPRSVDKNKTTCPSSNLSCLEDRFIIQIRSAKYSHLRYLTKNLN from the coding sequence ATGGCTTTTGAGTGCATCAACGTTGTCATGGGAGATATTCTCGATAACCGAAACAATCGAACCATTAGAAACCACTTTCTCAACAATTATAGTGTAACGGATCGTCGAAACGTTGAAACGGTGACCATTGATATGAATGGAGTGTATGTAAGTGTAATCAAAGAATTATTCCCACAAGCAAAGATTATTATTAATCGATTTCATCTCGTTCAATTAATCAATCGTTCGATGAATAACTTCAAACTTAAGCCGATCCCTCGCAGTGTCGATAAAAACAAAACAACCTGTCCTTCAAGCAACTTAAGCTGCTTGGAGGACAGGTTCATCATTCAAATTAGGTCAGCTAAATACTCTCACCTACGTTATTTGACAAAGAACCTAAATTGA
- a CDS encoding DMT family transporter yields MNKSFANPYLMIAIGVITVGMSAIFVKLATADAGVIAFYRMFFSVVIMLPLFLYSYRHELKELTKKDWLFSAVAGIFLAIHFILWFESLNYTSVASSTVLVTLQPIFALAGTTLFFKEVISGKMFISVLIALTGSVIISWGDFRVSGSALFGDALALLACAFITAYLLVGQDVRKRVSLVTYTFLVYSASSIALFFYVLSSQQSFVQYPASDWGWFLALAILPNLLGHTLFNWAIKWVSTNVISIAILFEPVIASIAAYFVFQEMISFSQFIGAIVVLTGILLFVIDFKAIKKKIFP; encoded by the coding sequence ATGAATAAATCCTTTGCCAATCCTTATCTTATGATTGCGATCGGCGTTATAACAGTTGGTATGTCAGCCATCTTCGTAAAACTAGCAACAGCTGATGCAGGAGTCATTGCATTCTATCGTATGTTTTTCTCGGTAGTTATTATGCTTCCGTTGTTTTTGTATTCCTACCGCCACGAACTAAAAGAATTGACTAAGAAGGATTGGTTGTTCTCTGCTGTTGCCGGTATCTTTTTAGCCATTCATTTCATCCTTTGGTTTGAATCTCTTAATTATACGTCAGTCGCAAGTTCAACCGTTCTAGTCACATTACAACCAATATTCGCGCTAGCTGGAACGACTCTCTTCTTTAAAGAAGTCATTAGCGGTAAAATGTTCATTTCTGTATTGATTGCGTTGACCGGCAGTGTTATTATCAGCTGGGGTGATTTTCGAGTTAGTGGATCAGCACTATTCGGTGATGCGCTAGCCCTGTTAGCATGTGCATTCATTACAGCCTACTTATTAGTTGGACAAGATGTACGGAAGCGAGTTTCTCTCGTGACGTATACATTTTTAGTGTACTCAGCAAGTTCGATTGCATTGTTCTTTTATGTATTAAGTTCTCAGCAATCATTCGTACAATATCCCGCCTCTGATTGGGGTTGGTTTCTAGCGTTAGCCATTCTTCCGAATCTTTTGGGGCACACGTTATTTAATTGGGCTATCAAATGGGTGAGTACAAATGTAATCTCTATAGCTATCTTGTTTGAACCGGTCATAGCTTCTATCGCTGCTTATTTTGTATTTCAAGAAATGATTTCTTTTTCGCAGTTCATAGGCGCAATCGTTGTTCTGACGGGGATTTTACTGTTCGTGATCGACTTTAAAGCGATAAAGAAAAAAATTTTTCCATAA
- a CDS encoding MgtC/SapB family protein: MLTILTESFNLEAIIKIAVALFLSIIIGVEREIKKKPIGLKTSAVIATFSCLLTIISMEAAYLVPSRHDINITMDPLRLSAQIVSGIGFLGAGAILRRDNDNITGLTTAAMIWGAAGIGIAVGAGFYIEALFTVISVMLVIELIAPFLSKFGPRRLRMKEATCIIIITDKSKIESLVQYLRKESMEIDHMRIRQFQTTDHKYRHELQFKLTAFPKKSTSSLYVELTTLTYVESVELVIYP, translated from the coding sequence ATGCTCACCATACTAACAGAGTCTTTTAATCTAGAGGCTATCATTAAAATTGCGGTTGCACTTTTTTTAAGTATCATTATAGGTGTTGAACGTGAGATTAAAAAGAAGCCCATTGGTTTAAAAACTAGTGCAGTTATTGCAACCTTCAGTTGTTTGCTAACGATTATCTCAATGGAAGCAGCTTATTTAGTTCCCTCTCGCCATGATATCAATATTACTATGGATCCTCTACGTTTATCCGCACAAATTGTGAGTGGAATCGGATTTCTAGGCGCTGGCGCTATTTTAAGAAGGGATAATGACAATATTACTGGTCTTACAACAGCAGCCATGATTTGGGGAGCCGCTGGAATCGGTATTGCTGTCGGTGCAGGCTTTTATATCGAAGCGCTGTTCACAGTGATAAGCGTGATGCTTGTTATTGAACTTATCGCACCTTTTTTAAGCAAATTTGGACCGCGGCGACTGCGTATGAAAGAAGCAACTTGTATTATTATTATAACGGATAAATCTAAAATCGAATCATTAGTCCAGTATTTACGAAAAGAGAGTATGGAAATCGATCATATGCGTATTCGACAATTTCAAACAACTGATCACAAATATCGACATGAACTGCAATTCAAATTAACAGCCTTTCCCAAAAAGTCTACTTCTTCACTCTATGTAGAACTTACTACGCTGACTTATGTAGAATCTGTTGAGTTAGTAATCTACCCATAA
- a CDS encoding iron-containing alcohol dehydrogenase has translation MTTFVFQNPTKLIFGKDQLQKLPNELAVYGKKVLLVYGGGSIKRNGLYEEIMNLLTAHNFEIIEMAGVEPNPRLSTAKRGAELCKQHDIDVILAAGGGSVIDCTKLIASAAKYDGDAWDLVIGKASPQQALPFGTILTLTATSSEMNAGSVITNEETQEKYGWGGPLNYPKFSILDPAYTLTVPLDQTINGIVDTMSHIFEQYFHTGKNTAFQDEMCEAALRSVMATGEKLVKDPQNVELREAMMLSGVWGLNGFLSMGTRGDWGTHDIEHAISAVYDIPHAGGLAILFPHWMKQTYTRNPKRYVRLAINVFGVDPTGKTDEEIAMEGIDCLSEYWKKIGAPVTLADYNIDDSQLELIAEKAAINGPLGGYAQLSQEEVLTLLRACL, from the coding sequence ATGACTACATTCGTTTTTCAAAACCCTACAAAATTAATTTTTGGTAAAGATCAGTTGCAAAAATTGCCTAATGAACTCGCTGTTTATGGAAAAAAAGTGTTACTCGTATACGGAGGCGGTAGCATTAAACGTAACGGGCTGTATGAGGAGATTATGAATTTGTTGACGGCTCATAATTTTGAAATAATTGAAATGGCGGGAGTAGAACCGAACCCACGCTTGTCTACTGCGAAAAGAGGAGCGGAACTTTGTAAACAACATGATATCGATGTCATTTTAGCAGCGGGAGGCGGCTCTGTAATTGATTGTACAAAGTTAATAGCTTCTGCTGCAAAATATGATGGAGATGCCTGGGACTTAGTTATCGGAAAAGCTAGCCCACAACAAGCATTGCCATTTGGTACAATCTTGACGTTAACAGCAACAAGTTCGGAGATGAACGCGGGATCCGTTATTACAAATGAAGAAACACAAGAGAAGTACGGCTGGGGTGGTCCATTAAATTATCCGAAGTTCTCAATTTTGGATCCGGCTTACACATTGACTGTACCCTTGGATCAGACGATCAATGGAATTGTGGATACGATGTCACATATTTTCGAACAATATTTTCATACCGGTAAAAATACAGCATTCCAAGATGAAATGTGTGAAGCGGCATTGCGTTCTGTAATGGCGACAGGGGAGAAGTTAGTAAAAGACCCGCAAAATGTCGAGTTACGAGAAGCAATGATGCTGTCAGGCGTTTGGGGATTGAATGGGTTCCTATCTATGGGGACGAGAGGCGACTGGGGAACTCATGATATTGAACATGCGATATCAGCGGTCTATGACATTCCTCACGCTGGCGGCTTAGCAATTTTGTTTCCGCATTGGATGAAACAAACATATACTCGCAATCCTAAGCGATATGTAAGACTGGCAATAAATGTGTTTGGAGTAGATCCGACTGGAAAAACAGATGAAGAAATTGCGATGGAAGGTATCGACTGTTTAAGTGAGTATTGGAAGAAAATTGGCGCACCTGTCACACTTGCTGATTATAATATTGATGATAGTCAGTTGGAACTGATTGCAGAAAAAGCAGCAATTAACGGACCGCTAGGCGGATACGCTCAATTATCTCAAGAAGAAGTACTTACATTATTGCGAGCTTGTTTATAA
- a CDS encoding DUF378 domain-containing protein, with amino-acid sequence METLQKLALAITVIGALNWGVVGIFKFDVIAQLTQGAYQPIARFLYILIGLSGLITLGVLFSYWQKTDDTVPIQTVE; translated from the coding sequence ATGGAAACACTGCAAAAACTTGCGTTAGCTATTACTGTGATTGGCGCATTAAACTGGGGAGTTGTCGGAATTTTCAAGTTCGATGTAATCGCTCAATTAACACAAGGAGCCTATCAGCCAATAGCAAGATTTTTATACATTCTAATCGGACTATCTGGATTGATTACCCTCGGGGTGTTATTCAGCTATTGGCAAAAAACTGATGACACTGTACCTATTCAAACAGTAGAGTAA